The nucleotide window CAAAACCTAAATGGGTTATCAATAAACCTCTAAATTTGTAATCTTCGTTGTCTTTGGTAACAAAAGTTTCACTCTTTGAATCGAGTAATCAAGGAAATTGATAACTCAAGAGATAGACAACAAAGGGTTTAAAGAAATATAGAGAAATATCAAACCCTGAAAAGAAATATCACATGAATTTGGTAAGAAGAAGACAAAGAGGGTGTCTGTGCTTGTTTTTGTGTGTGAAGATGATTGAGACATGAGTGGTGGTGGCAAGAAAAGATTGTGTGAGTGGATAAGAGAAGAGGTGGGCTGGGTTCATGTCACCATGCTGTTTTTGAGGGCTTCGCAAAGCAATCTTGTTTGGTGGAGGAGAAATCTCTAAAAGGAACTGTGTGCATAGAGGAGAGGGGCCCAGattgggaaaaaaagagagagagaaaggattGGCGGAGAGTGGAGACTGACTTTAGTTAAGTACTCGTCTACCAACACCGCCTCTCCTAGATTtgtctttatatatatctttggaTGTACAGACAGAGAGGTCTCAGTTGTGTTGTGTAATAGTGTACTTTGTTGACAATTGACATGTTTTTGGGGCTAATTCTACATGAGTCCCtatattcttatcattttttaaatctagTCCCTATACTAAAGTTCATTCTTTGTATTCCATAATTATTGACGTTAAGAATGTGGAATTCctgtcaattgtttttttgttaataagcaTACTACCTTTTCCATTATTTCAGGAAAAGTGTcctaaagaagaaaaacaaataaataaattcttttatccTTGTTATAAACAAAAACCTCCTCGTCTCTTGAAGAGAATTTAACActgacaatgttgtgtttttttttaataactaaacaCATTCTTTgctatctcaaaaaaaaaatatatatttcttaagaaaaataaagaaaactaatTTGCTTTATCCTTGTTACAAATCAAACCCTCTTCATCTCTAGAAGACGATTCAGTTTCACCTTATATTAAGATAGGTGACTTATACTATATTATGGgttgtgtaaaaataaatttaatttaaaacaataataaaacaattttgtgATTCAGGTCATAGACTTGACCTAATTGAATCCAATAAGACTACTTCatctaatataaattaaaaaaaaaagtgatcatAATAACCAGTTCGAGTCAACTAGAATTAGCATGCCAAACCCATGACATGGATTGTAAGTtcatgataactctatagaaaataaattaaaaaaattacaatgccCAATTCTCaacaatctaaatataaaatgataaaatcaaaaacaaaatcaattaacaaaaagaagCAAACAAAAACCCAACAAACCTAAGTAAGGCTGCCAAACCTTACGAGCCAGATAATTCAAAcaggataacctaatagaaagctAATTACGAGAAAAActatatgaaactcaattctcaaaataacttaattctgaaggataaaaaaaaatatccattcttaaaaaaaatctcgaaaaaaaaatcaaagtcacTTAGGCTAAGTTGCCAGACTTGGGATCTAGGTCATGACACTATAATAACCCTTTAAAAAGGAatgcaaagaaaatcaaataactcaatttccaacaaatagaatttcaaatgatgaaattgaaaaaaaattgatgtaaaaaaatatctaaaaaaagactaatgtcaacccgggttaacattttaaatttgtgatttgAGTCATGAGCAAGAAccacctcataaaaaaaatcacgaatttcaatttctaacaaatccaatgatgaagaataaaattaattttttttaaagatctaaagcaaaaaataacaataaaaaaataggatcaaatttgaaacaaaaataaaatggtagGATACCTTTTTCTTTGGCAGAGCAACATAAAACTctaagagagaaaatagaaaagagaaagaagaaggacaAAAAGAAACATGGGTTACCATGTTTCTCTAATCATGACACGTGTTGCATCACTAGAAAATACTCGTTGATGCTTTCAACACAACTATGAACAATGAATTTTCATCACTGAAGGTAGTTTCATGCACTAGCTAGCCTCTATATGCCAACGCGTGTAAAACATGCACCATCTAAGTTTCCCTATCCATTTAACCTTAGCCCACTATCTTTGTTTgagtttcaattttgatccatcaatatttaattgctctatattaatataatttttttttatttttttttacactgtGAAAAttctagatttagaaaatcaaaacaaactataaaGTGAGATTCTAAATAAAGTTAATACGAAaggattaaattagaaaaaaaaaatcgagtgataaaaaaatcttcccttgactttgaaaataaatCTTTGATGTTAGCATAAAGAAGAACGACTGAACATTTGTTTAAACTTAAAATCTAGTTCTTAAaactttaattctttcaaattaataaaattaaattaattttttttaaattgagcatCGATCAAgtggagaaatattttttaacactaCTAGGTttccatatataaatataaaaacaaatcactgATATTAATCTGAAATCAATGCAATGTTagagaaaaatacaattaaaagattaaattgaaaaaaaaccttagagacaaaaaaaaaataaaaaactttcacCATATGAACCATAGTGGAAACTCTCACATGGGCACAGTGAGACATGAtgccctttttttaatttcaatatatatatatatatattgtttcgGTCATCTGCTCACAAGTGATGTCTATTTTTGGCACTTTAGAATTTGCTATAATTAATTTGGTGCCATCCAATGCAAAAGAGTGTTGTCTTCCTAATTAAAGAGTGGATCCATGCAAGCACATTGACATTAATTATCACATTAATTgctttttcataaaataaaattaaagataaaaatgtttATGCTTGATGTAATGTGACTCACCATTTCTTATCATACACACATGATCTTACATCATTACATTATGCAATCCATGCATAGTTTGTTGCAAGCCCATGAATTATTGTGACAAAATTGCAACTTTTGGGTTGCAGCTGTTACAATTACATCAATAACAaagtggctttttttttttctataattgattagaaatcaattatattttatttcatgttagtATTTTGTTAGTGTGTTGTCCACATTTagacaaaaatcaaagttattaaacttagtttgATGTATAACTTAACTCAAGACTTGAGTTACGAGTtggataaattaatttgaataattcaaatcaatttaaaatgattttgtttcaatatttttagaaagtaaaaaatgatatcattttatttttttttaaaaatcaaactagatTTTAACTATGTTGATCACAGGTTTACCTATAAGATCAATCggattaacttcaaattaaatattttaaaaaccaggCCAAATGCTAGGTCGACTTGTCAAGTTAGATTAAGATTAATACCCATGTTAGAAGCAACGTGTCCATACTAAAATTATCAAACTTGATCTAGCCCTTGACTTGGTCAACGAATCGAGTGGCAAACTAGATATGTTAATTTAAGGGCTTGTTTAGAAGTGTGATTTATAAtacttttcaaagtttttttacttgaaaatatatcaaaataatattttttattttttatatcaacatattaaaaattaatttaaaactattttttttaaaatacaattagatCACAATAGTAAACACCATTTAAATTGATACACGACAATCCGAAACAATAACattttaagatgttttaaaaaggttaaaacacattatattattgatttaatatttaatattgtggtataaaatacatttcaaaagtattttttaaataataatatgccaaaataattttttttatattttctttttataccaatacatcaaaattatttaaaaatatctaaaaaaacaatttaaaaaatatttttaaaagaaaaacaaacattattgTCAAAGAGAAATCTTCAAAGCACAAATTCagtcaaaacaataaaaagcacATATATATTTTACGAAATCAATCTTCAAAGTGATACCTTTTGCTTTTGCCAAAACCAATTCAAACAGTTCTTGgttacattttattttctcaaaggCTTCCAAAAATGCACCAAGTGGCAACCAACAAAACGATGCTTATGGTTTATCCCATGGGCAAATCTACAAGAACTCTTTTTTCCCATCAGTGGCAGCCACCGCCATCAACACCACCCACCAAACTTATTGCAGTTCAGTCTCAAAAAGCTCTCATCTCTCTCTCATTCCCTTCAAGATTATTACAGATCGAGAATCTCCCCAAATCCCATTAAACCAAGCCAATCAATCAATGCTGTGTTCAGTTCAAACCAGCAAGTCCAGTTCAAACTGGTTAGACCGGCTCTGGTCCAACAGAGgcttcaacaacaacaatgataatGACTCTTCTGTTCCAAACCCATCAAGTTCTCCAACTACCAATGCCTCAAACTCTGTCATCAACTCAAACTCCGAGTCAACTCACTCTGACTCAGATCAAATCAAAGTTACAGCAACAACAGCGACAGCAACAACCAGGGAGATTTCTTCAAGTGACAATAAAGATTTGTTCTTTATAATGAACAATGTTCTTTCAGACCTCTTCAACATGGGTGGTGTCAGTGACCCAGTTGAGGAAAGTTCAAGACTTCACAGGAAAAAGGAGAAGGTTCCTaggaaacaaacaaaacccaaattttgtttcatttcagGGAATAATAGTGGTAATGATTCTTTGGATTGTGTGCGAAAAGACCGGAATGTCCTTGCTGCAACAGGGTCATTGAATTCTGATAAGAATTCTAATAATGTGGATTGTGGGGTtgatgatgacgatgacgatgacgatgaGGAGGATATTGAGGAGGAGAAGGGTTTTGGTGCTGGTGGTGATAAAGAGCTAAAAGGGTATTCAAGAAGTGAAGTGACTGTAATTGATACAAGTTGTCAAGTGTGGAAGTTTGATAAGATGgtgtttagaaagaaaaatgtgtGGAAAGTTAGAGATAAGAAGGGAAAATCTTGGGTGTTTGGGAGCAAGAAGAGGAAAGGAAATGACTTGGAATCTGCTAATGGAAATGGTGCTAAGAAGAAGGCTAAAGTTTCAAACTTGGAGGTTGGATCGTCTAAGGATGTCAATGATGTGAGTTTATGTGTTTGTTTTAGTCTTGTCTGTGTGGGGTAGGAAAATTTTGTATACGGGTTTCATGTTTTATTGCTGCATAACTTATTTCAGATAAATATATAGTGACTTAATATTGCAAGGTCTTAACTTGTGCAGCATTTGAGCTCATTTCTGTTTTCTTGACTTGGTCTTTCAGTATTGCATGTGTAAGATAAATTGACATTGTTGAGTCTAGCATCAGTATAAATTGTCGTGGACTATGGCGTTGAAACTGCAGCGGTCAGCTTATTTACATTCATTCCTATCATTGCAATGGATCGAGTAAACTGTGCTATCACATATCGCAAAAGAGCTTATGCATTTTGCCCAGTTTAGCCTCTCATATTACATAAAATATTCACCCGTCAAACTTGAATAGTTTGATTAGTGCTAAAGCACAAGTCAACAT belongs to Populus nigra chromosome 18, ddPopNigr1.1, whole genome shotgun sequence and includes:
- the LOC133677939 gene encoding uncharacterized protein LOC133677939 isoform X2 — encoded protein: MLCSVQTSKSSSNWLDRLWSNRGFNNNNDNDSSVPNPSSSPTTNASNSVINSNSESTHSDSDQIKVTATTATATTREISSSDNKDLFFIMNNVLSDLFNMGGVSDPVEESSRLHRKKEKVPRKQTKPKFCFISGNNSGNDSLDCVRKDRNVLAATGSLNSDKNSNNVDCGVDDDDDDDDEEDIEEEKGFGAGGDKELKGYSRSEVTVIDTSCQVWKFDKMVFRKKNVWKVRDKKGKSWVFGSKKRKGNDLESANGNGAKKKAKVSNLEVGSSKDVNDKQEDERREEEHKQIPEDLRQVPKKRFHFSRSPEKSIKSGSSVILIKTIPTSNKSGKNITKNRLKDTQRKNKT
- the LOC133677939 gene encoding uncharacterized protein LOC133677939 isoform X1; translated protein: MLCSVQTSKSSSNWLDRLWSNRGFNNNNDNDSSVPNPSSSPTTNASNSVINSNSESTHSDSDQIKVTATTATATTREISSSDNKDLFFIMNNVLSDLFNMGGVSDPVEESSRLHRKKEKVPRKQTKPKFCFISGNNSGNDSLDCVRKDRNVLAATGSLNSDKNSNNVDCGVDDDDDDDDEEDIEEEKGFGAGGDKELKGYSRSEVTVIDTSCQVWKFDKMVFRKKNVWKVRDKKGKSWVFGSKKRKGNDLESANGNGAKKKAKVSNLEVGSSKDVNDVQKQEDERREEEHKQIPEDLRQVPKKRFHFSRSPEKSIKSGSSVILIKTIPTSNKSGKNITKNRLKDTQRKNKT